A stretch of DNA from Lawsonibacter asaccharolyticus:
GTTCCGTCATACCTTTTGCAGCAACATGGCCAATGCGGGTATGGATATCAAGAACTTGCAGTATGTGATGGGCCACTCCGATGTGGGGGTGACACTGAATGTCTACACCCACGCCAGCTTTGACCGGGCAGCCGAACAGATGGCAAAAATCCTTGCGTTCCCCGCTGTGACAGCTTGAAAAATCAGGTCAAATCCGCAGTTGGTACTACACCAATTACTACACCATTTGCCAATGAAATTGCGTAGATTTACGCAGATTTGCGTGGGCAGCATGGCAACCACAACGAAAAGAAAAAGCGCCGAAAAGCCAGTCATATCAATGGTTTGCAGGCTTATGAAGGGATATATAAGAGATGACCAAAATACTATTTGTTTGCCACGGCAATATATGCAGGTCGCCCATGGCGGAGTTCATGCTGAAGGACCTGGTCAAAAAACGCGGGATGGAGAGGGACTTTCTGATCGCCTCCTCTGCCACCAGCGCGGAGGAGATCGGCAACCCCGTCCATCCAGGCACGGCGAGCCGGCTGGCCCGGGAGGGCATCTCCACAGCGGGGAAATATGCCGTGCAGCTGAAGCGGACCGACTATGACCGTTACGACTATTTTCTGGGCATGGATCAATGGAACGTCCGCAATATGAAGCGGATCTTGGGGGGAGATCCGGAGAACAAGGTGCACCTGCTGCTGGACTTTACCGGGCGGCCGGGGGAGGAGATCGCAGACCCCTGGTACACAGGAGACTTTGAACGCACCTATGCAGATATCCTGGAGGGGTGCACCGGCTTCCTCCGACAGCTGGAGGGGCAGGGGACATAGACTGCAGCGGAGGACGGCCGTCCCCCGCGCCATATTAGAAGAAAAGAGAAAGATGGCGGCCCCGGATTTCCGAGGCCGTCATCTTTCTCAGGTATTACGCCTTTTCAAACTCACTCTTGCCCAGACCACACACGGGGCAGACCCAGTCGGAGGGGACATCCTCCCAGGGCGTGCCGGGAGCCACGCCGTTGTCGGGGCCTCCCACGGCAGGGTCATATTCATAGCCGCAGGGGCAGACATATTGATCCATCATGACCGCTCTTTTCTCGGGGACAGAGGATCAGCCAAAGTAGCACTTCAGCAGGCCCTCGAACGCCTTGCTGCGGCGGGCCTCGTCCCGGGCCGTCTATCCTCGCCGGATCAGCAGGCCGTTTTGCGTTCTATGGAAATGCAGTAATTTCAAGACTTTTGCCTCCGTCTCCATTCTAAATAACAAACAGCCAACGCCCAAAGCAGGCGTTTTCGAGAAAGTGCTGCCTTTCTATCCGCTTTTGGGAGACATATCATGGATAAACTGGATGATGCAGGTGTTTAGTCACTAGCAAATAAGCATTGGATGTTCCAATACACCATCGCGGTGGATGGCCCAAAGAAGGATGTCCGCAAGAGAAATAACAAGTTCGGCAATCCTACGAAGACAGAGACGGAGGCAATTAGAGCCAGAAACAAATGCTGCTCATATTCCAGATGGGGGCCAAAGACAATATCGAAACGGCAAAGTCGGCATACAAGGTATTCTCGTCTAATGGAAAGCACTTTTTGGTCAAGTATGCTCCCTATGCTCTGCATTTTATGGAATATTTGGGCTCGGCGTTGGCTTGGAGGTATTCTTTCAAAAGAAGAAGTCGGTTGCAAATGTAGTAATTTCCGTAGTTGGGTATAGATTTTACCTCCTTGTGCGGGGTTCTTATAATTATAACATGCCGACAGAAAAAAGGGGTGGTAAACACCCCTTTGATCAGTTTTACACTTTTTCGAGATCAATGATCTTTCTGATATCGCTAATCTCCAATGCGGTGGCAATCTTACCTAAGTGTTCAAAATTGATAACAGTTCGAGTGCCTCTCACAATATCGCTTATTGTTGATTCCCGTACTCCCGCCATCTCGGCGAGTTTTTTCTGTGTTATACCTTCCTCTTCAAGAAGTTCTTTAACACGAAGTTTGACACGGTAGCTCATACCAGACTAATTCCCTCCATGCTCGAAAGTACCATGTAGGCATAATTCCAAAGGCTGGGGTCTTTTCCAAAAACAGTAGGCTTATCGCCCAAAGAGCCAGCCAAATCCATAACACTTCTTGTGAGTCCGACTTTGTGCTTGTTCCAAACAGCGATGGGATCTTTGCCGTCCATCCACTTATACTTGCCTGAGGTGATATCATACTCGAGAAGAACTCTGAATGCCGCCAGAATGGGATAGAGAAGACCATCGGGAATTTTGTAGTAAATATCACTCATACAGAATTTACTCTTGCCGACGGGGCTGCCCTCTTTGTAGCCAGAATAGGACTTTCGACCGTACATACGACCATTCTCGTTATAAGCTACAGCAAACTCAGTTTCGATGGCATCGTAAAGATCAAACAGATCGGGAATGACATTCACAAATTTTCTGTAGTGCTCGGGGTCGTCCAAATACTCATTCAGCATGGCCTGTTTGCCAGAGTATGCTTTGGTAGGATGCTCCGCACTGTTATACTTATCGATGTTGAACATACAAATGATAGAAACGATATCGCGCGCGTCGATCATTTTCAGAGCCTTTTTG
This window harbors:
- a CDS encoding DNA-binding helix-turn-helix protein — translated: MSYRVKLRVKELLEEEGITQKKLAEMAGVRESTISDIVRGTRTVINFEHLGKIATALEISDIRKIIDLEKV
- a CDS encoding rubredoxin-type Fe(Cys)4 protein; its protein translation is MDQYVCPCGYEYDPAVGGPDNGVAPGTPWEDVPSDWVCPVCGLGKSEFEKA